The following DNA comes from Candidatus Methylomirabilota bacterium.
TGCTGACAGTATTTGTCTGTGAGGCGGAGTTCGGAGAATCTTGACAAGTTCTTAGAAACACGGGAGAATCGCTGCACCTATTAGACGTTAGAGGCCCTGAATATGCCGACTAGCATACTTCGTAGTTGGGCCGCTTAACATTGGTCTTTCACACACGTCTAAGGGTGGCTTCAGCACACGGTTGGAGGTCTCAAGCATGAGCGTTCCCGTGACTTGCTCCAGGTGCGCGACGGAAATGTCCGTACCAGATAAGTATGTGGGAAAAGACCTGAAGTGTCTGAAGTGTGGCGCTCCTTTTCACGTCCCTCAGCAGACCCATTCGGATACCTTGGCAAGTCGAGTTAAATGGAAGATTGGCGGGGGCATCCGCAACAAAGGCGTTCTAGAATACATCGCAAATAACCTCGACCCGGATGAAGAGATCGTGGCAACGCTCCTCGGCCTAGGTGAGAAGACGAGTATCGGTGCTCTGTTTGGAGAGGAGGCGGGCGCTGCTCTTGGCGGGAGCTATCTCTTAGTCACCGACAAGAAGGTTGTAATTATCAAATCCGGGGTAGGCACGTGGGGGACTGGATCATTCGGAGTCAAGACGAAGACGTTTCTCTACGACCACGTAGCTAGCGTTGACGTATCCAAACGACCATTGGTATCTGGCGAGATTGAAATCGTATCCTCTGGAATGGTTGAAAAAAGCTCCGGTGGCTTCTTTGCTGGCGCATCGAAGGACTCGGTAGTACAGTTTGAAAAGAAGTACTTCGAAGAGGTTCAGAAATTGGCGACTAGGATAAGAGAGCTCGCAGCACAGGCACGTCGGCCGAAGAGCTCCCAGCCAGCAGACATCCCTGGACAGATTAAGAAATTAGCCGAAC
Coding sequences within:
- a CDS encoding SHOCT domain-containing protein — protein: MSVPVTCSRCATEMSVPDKYVGKDLKCLKCGAPFHVPQQTHSDTLASRVKWKIGGGIRNKGVLEYIANNLDPDEEIVATLLGLGEKTSIGALFGEEAGAALGGSYLLVTDKKVVIIKSGVGTWGTGSFGVKTKTFLYDHVASVDVSKRPLVSGEIEIVSSGMVEKSSGGFFAGASKDSVVQFEKKYFEEVQKLATRIRELAAQARRPKSSQPADIPGQIKKLAELRDAGILSEEEFAEQKRKLLSKL